The window GGTTTCTATCTGGCAGATGAAAATTGTAAATGACCAGGTGGTTCTTGCTACTCATGGTAGAGGAGTCTGGACAGCTACTATTCCTGAATTGGCAACCTATGTACTTCCTGAATATGTTTCACGTCCAATAATCAAGAGTGCAAATCAGGTAGCTATTCACGATATGAAAGCTAAGGCTGTCTTTAATTATACAAATCCGCAAATTACAAGCCTGAAGGTTTATGTTGACAATGCTTATGTGTCAACAATATCGAGTACTCAGCCTAATACAGATTATACATTTACGACCACTTCAACTTTATCGGAAGGAATTCATTCTGTTTCAGTAACCGGAATATATGCTAACGGAACAAAGGAAACTATCAAGGATACAAAGTCTTTTGATATTATCAATTTTAATAGTGGAGCTGCCGCAATTAATGTCCCGGCCTTTACTTCCAATGATATATATGTTGGTTCAGGTAAATTTGTAGTAGATAATGTATCTAATAAATTCACTTATAATGTATTGAATAATATTGGACATCCATACGCAAACAATACTACCTATCAAACCTATATCAAAACACCTGTTATTGTAGGACAAGCTTCAGCAATGACAATGAGACATATGGCTCTTACTGAGGCAGGATACGATTTTGCTTATGTGGAAGGATCTAAAGATCTTGTGAATTGGACTACAATGGGTGTTTATGATGAAGCGTCATTCAGTAACTGGAATAATGGAGGGGCAGCTCTTTCTGCAGCCAATGTAAACGAAACATTATTCCAGAATAGTTCTTTAAATTTAGGGGCATTTGCTTCTGGAGATGAAATTGCTGTAAGACTCCGTTTGGTAAGTGATCCGGAGGTTGCTTCTTATGGATGGCTTATTAAATCTATCGTTCCTACTTCTTCTCTTGGAGTAAAAGATATAGTGAAATCGGAAGAAGGAATTAGACTAGTCCCTAATCCGGCAGACGATGTTACGGGGATTATGCTTCCATCTAATAATAAAGGAGATGTAGATGTTTATGTATATGATGCTTCCGGAAGACAAGTAATGTCACTGAAGAAGCAGAAGGGACCAAAAATTGAAATGAACGTTAAAGGTTTGACAAAAGGTCTTTATCTGGTACTTATAAAAACAGGTACAGAGAATAAGGCATTGAAATTAATTAAAAACTAATTATTACCCTTATTTTTTGCAGGCTGTACTTTACAGGTTTGCTTGTTTTTAAAAAAAATAAAAGACCTTCCAGACAGGAGGGTCTTTTATTTTATACTAGCAAATTTCGGTTTTATCCTTCAATTTCAGCCTAAAACTTAGCAGCAAATTCCTTAGCGAAATCTTCCAGTTTAACACTTCCGTTTACTGGAGATCCGTGGTCAATAAAATCTTTTTGTACAGTTCCTGTTTTCATTCCCTGCCCCATTTCAACATAGAGTTTGGCCATGTCTTGTGGCAAACCAGCCTGAAGCATTCCGTTGAAAGAATCTTCATCTGAGAATTCCACCCAGGGAAGTTCAGGTTTTTCAACTGATGCTCCTAATACTTTAGCAAAATCAGATGCTTTTCGGGAGTCGCTTACAATATATCTGATATTTTTACCTCTCTCACTTTTTACCAATTCCTTTGCAGCTGCCTTGGCAATATCTGTTGGATGTACTACAGGAATTTCTGTGTTTTCAGAATAATTTCCACCCATAATTCCTGCGTTTTTAATCAATGGGATATCATTGAAGAAATTTGTATAAAAATAACCTGCTCTTAAAAAGGTAAATGATGTGTTTTCAATTTCATTATAAAGCTTTTCGATATGGTGAAGTCCTTTGATAGGACCGTTTTCTACAGGTGATGCTGCTCCCACACTGCTTAACATGACCGCTCTTTTTACCCCGGTTTTCTTTAATGCTTCCGCATAATTCTTTCCGGCATTGATTGTATTCTGAACGATATTTTCGGCACTGATGGCAGGTGGTGTCATCACAAATACAGCATCTGCTCCGGTAAAAGTCCGGGTTAAGAAATCAACATCTGTAATAGAGCCGATAGCAGGTTTCGCTCCTAAAGATTCAATATCTTGTTTTCTTCCTTCACTGCTGCTGATAACAGTGATGTCGTGTCCTTCTTCTACCAATTGCTTTGCTAATGGTTGGGCAACGTTTCCTAGTGATCCTGTGATAATAATTTTCATATGTAGATTTTTTATTGTTTTTAATGACCATGGCATTGCTGAGTACTGACTCGTCCTGATCAATTTGATCAAATGACTGCGATTTCATAGATAAATATTTTTTTATTTCATGAGACAAAGTTATATTTGTACTTACTTTTATACAAGTACTTACCCTAAAGTATGTGTCATCATG of the Chryseobacterium capnotolerans genome contains:
- a CDS encoding NAD(P)H-binding protein; this encodes MKIIITGSLGNVAQPLAKQLVEEGHDITVISSSEGRKQDIESLGAKPAIGSITDVDFLTRTFTGADAVFVMTPPAISAENIVQNTINAGKNYAEALKKTGVKRAVMLSSVGAASPVENGPIKGLHHIEKLYNEIENTSFTFLRAGYFYTNFFNDIPLIKNAGIMGGNYSENTEIPVVHPTDIAKAAAKELVKSERGKNIRYIVSDSRKASDFAKVLGASVEKPELPWVEFSDEDSFNGMLQAGLPQDMAKLYVEMGQGMKTGTVQKDFIDHGSPVNGSVKLEDFAKEFAAKF